A stretch of the Notamacropus eugenii isolate mMacEug1 chromosome 2, mMacEug1.pri_v2, whole genome shotgun sequence genome encodes the following:
- the FUT9 gene encoding 4-galactosyl-N-acetylglucosaminide 3-alpha-L-fucosyltransferase 9 isoform X3 gives MALPLEETLKISNELFMCVIPVSANSFEEKIMTSTSKGIFRPFLITCIILGCFMACLLIYIKPTNSWILGPIESTSSVLKMKNFFSSKTDDLNETIILIWVWPFGQTFDLSSCQAMFNIHGCRLTTDRALYNKSHAVLIHHRDISWDLTNLPQQARPPFQKWIWMNLESPTHTPQKSGIEHLFNLTLTYRRDSDIQVPYGFMTVSTNSFVFEVPSKKKLVCWVVSNWNPEHARVKYYSELSKSIEIHTYGQAFGEYVNDKSLIPTISACKFYLSFENSIHKDYITEKLYNAFVAGTVPVVLGPSRENYENFIPGDSFIHVEDYSSASELAKYLKELDKNDKLYLSYFNWRKSFTVNLPRFWETHACSACDHVKRHQEYKSVGNLEKWFWN, from the coding sequence AAAAAATTATGACATCGACATCCAAAGGAATTTTCCGCCCATTTTTAATCACTTGCATCATCCTGGGTTGTTTCATGGCATGTCTGCTCATATACATCAAGCCCACCAACAGCTGGATCCTTGGTCCCATAGAGTCAACCAGCTCtgttctgaaaatgaaaaatttcttttCCAGCAAAACTGATGATTTGAATGAAACCATCATATTGatttgggtatggccttttgggCAGACATTTGACCTTTCATCCTGCCAAGCAATGTTTAACATCCACGGGTGTCGTCTTACCACCGATCGAGCCCTTTACAACAAATCCCATGCAGTGCTGATTCACCATCGAGACATTAGCTGGGATCTCACTAATTTACCCCAGCAAGCAAGGCCACCATTCCAGAAGTGGATTTGGATGAACTTGGAATCGCCTACCCACACACCCCAGAAAAGCGGCATTGAACACCTCTTCAATCTAACTCTGACTTATCGCCGTGACTCAGATATACAAGTGCCTTATGGCTTCATGACAGTAAGCACAAATTCCTTTGTGTTTGAAGTACCAAGCAAAAAGAAGCTGGTGTGCTGGGTTGTCAGTAACTGGAATCCTGAGCATGCAAGAGTCAAGTACTACAGTGAACTGAGTAAAAGCATTGAAATTCATACCTATGGACAAGCATTTGGAGAGTATGTGAATGATAAAAGTTTGATTCCCACTATATCTGCTTGTAAATTTTACCTTTCCTTTGAAAACTCAATCCACAAAGATTACATCACTGAGAAACTCTACAATGCTTTTGTGGCTGGTACAGTACCTGTTGTGCTAGGTCCATCTAGGGAAAACTATGAGAATTTTATCCCAGGGGACTCCTTTATTCATGTGGAAGATTACAGTTCTGCCAGTGAGCTAGCCAAATACCTTAAGGAGCTAGACAAAAACGATAAGTTATACCTCAGTTACTTTAACTGGAGGAAGAGCTTCACAGTGAATCTCCCACGGTTCTGGGAGACACATGCATGCTCTGCTTGTGACCATGTGAAGAGACACCAAGAGTACAAGTCTGTTGGCAATCTAGAAAAATGGTTTTGGAATTAA
- the FUT9 gene encoding 4-galactosyl-N-acetylglucosaminide 3-alpha-L-fucosyltransferase 9 isoform X4 — protein sequence MCVIPVSANSFEEKIMTSTSKGIFRPFLITCIILGCFMACLLIYIKPTNSWILGPIESTSSVLKMKNFFSSKTDDLNETIILIWVWPFGQTFDLSSCQAMFNIHGCRLTTDRALYNKSHAVLIHHRDISWDLTNLPQQARPPFQKWIWMNLESPTHTPQKSGIEHLFNLTLTYRRDSDIQVPYGFMTVSTNSFVFEVPSKKKLVCWVVSNWNPEHARVKYYSELSKSIEIHTYGQAFGEYVNDKSLIPTISACKFYLSFENSIHKDYITEKLYNAFVAGTVPVVLGPSRENYENFIPGDSFIHVEDYSSASELAKYLKELDKNDKLYLSYFNWRKSFTVNLPRFWETHACSACDHVKRHQEYKSVGNLEKWFWN from the coding sequence AAAAAATTATGACATCGACATCCAAAGGAATTTTCCGCCCATTTTTAATCACTTGCATCATCCTGGGTTGTTTCATGGCATGTCTGCTCATATACATCAAGCCCACCAACAGCTGGATCCTTGGTCCCATAGAGTCAACCAGCTCtgttctgaaaatgaaaaatttcttttCCAGCAAAACTGATGATTTGAATGAAACCATCATATTGatttgggtatggccttttgggCAGACATTTGACCTTTCATCCTGCCAAGCAATGTTTAACATCCACGGGTGTCGTCTTACCACCGATCGAGCCCTTTACAACAAATCCCATGCAGTGCTGATTCACCATCGAGACATTAGCTGGGATCTCACTAATTTACCCCAGCAAGCAAGGCCACCATTCCAGAAGTGGATTTGGATGAACTTGGAATCGCCTACCCACACACCCCAGAAAAGCGGCATTGAACACCTCTTCAATCTAACTCTGACTTATCGCCGTGACTCAGATATACAAGTGCCTTATGGCTTCATGACAGTAAGCACAAATTCCTTTGTGTTTGAAGTACCAAGCAAAAAGAAGCTGGTGTGCTGGGTTGTCAGTAACTGGAATCCTGAGCATGCAAGAGTCAAGTACTACAGTGAACTGAGTAAAAGCATTGAAATTCATACCTATGGACAAGCATTTGGAGAGTATGTGAATGATAAAAGTTTGATTCCCACTATATCTGCTTGTAAATTTTACCTTTCCTTTGAAAACTCAATCCACAAAGATTACATCACTGAGAAACTCTACAATGCTTTTGTGGCTGGTACAGTACCTGTTGTGCTAGGTCCATCTAGGGAAAACTATGAGAATTTTATCCCAGGGGACTCCTTTATTCATGTGGAAGATTACAGTTCTGCCAGTGAGCTAGCCAAATACCTTAAGGAGCTAGACAAAAACGATAAGTTATACCTCAGTTACTTTAACTGGAGGAAGAGCTTCACAGTGAATCTCCCACGGTTCTGGGAGACACATGCATGCTCTGCTTGTGACCATGTGAAGAGACACCAAGAGTACAAGTCTGTTGGCAATCTAGAAAAATGGTTTTGGAATTAA
- the FUT9 gene encoding 4-galactosyl-N-acetylglucosaminide 3-alpha-L-fucosyltransferase 9 isoform X5, which translates to MTSTSKGIFRPFLITCIILGCFMACLLIYIKPTNSWILGPIESTSSVLKMKNFFSSKTDDLNETIILIWVWPFGQTFDLSSCQAMFNIHGCRLTTDRALYNKSHAVLIHHRDISWDLTNLPQQARPPFQKWIWMNLESPTHTPQKSGIEHLFNLTLTYRRDSDIQVPYGFMTVSTNSFVFEVPSKKKLVCWVVSNWNPEHARVKYYSELSKSIEIHTYGQAFGEYVNDKSLIPTISACKFYLSFENSIHKDYITEKLYNAFVAGTVPVVLGPSRENYENFIPGDSFIHVEDYSSASELAKYLKELDKNDKLYLSYFNWRKSFTVNLPRFWETHACSACDHVKRHQEYKSVGNLEKWFWN; encoded by the coding sequence ATGACATCGACATCCAAAGGAATTTTCCGCCCATTTTTAATCACTTGCATCATCCTGGGTTGTTTCATGGCATGTCTGCTCATATACATCAAGCCCACCAACAGCTGGATCCTTGGTCCCATAGAGTCAACCAGCTCtgttctgaaaatgaaaaatttcttttCCAGCAAAACTGATGATTTGAATGAAACCATCATATTGatttgggtatggccttttgggCAGACATTTGACCTTTCATCCTGCCAAGCAATGTTTAACATCCACGGGTGTCGTCTTACCACCGATCGAGCCCTTTACAACAAATCCCATGCAGTGCTGATTCACCATCGAGACATTAGCTGGGATCTCACTAATTTACCCCAGCAAGCAAGGCCACCATTCCAGAAGTGGATTTGGATGAACTTGGAATCGCCTACCCACACACCCCAGAAAAGCGGCATTGAACACCTCTTCAATCTAACTCTGACTTATCGCCGTGACTCAGATATACAAGTGCCTTATGGCTTCATGACAGTAAGCACAAATTCCTTTGTGTTTGAAGTACCAAGCAAAAAGAAGCTGGTGTGCTGGGTTGTCAGTAACTGGAATCCTGAGCATGCAAGAGTCAAGTACTACAGTGAACTGAGTAAAAGCATTGAAATTCATACCTATGGACAAGCATTTGGAGAGTATGTGAATGATAAAAGTTTGATTCCCACTATATCTGCTTGTAAATTTTACCTTTCCTTTGAAAACTCAATCCACAAAGATTACATCACTGAGAAACTCTACAATGCTTTTGTGGCTGGTACAGTACCTGTTGTGCTAGGTCCATCTAGGGAAAACTATGAGAATTTTATCCCAGGGGACTCCTTTATTCATGTGGAAGATTACAGTTCTGCCAGTGAGCTAGCCAAATACCTTAAGGAGCTAGACAAAAACGATAAGTTATACCTCAGTTACTTTAACTGGAGGAAGAGCTTCACAGTGAATCTCCCACGGTTCTGGGAGACACATGCATGCTCTGCTTGTGACCATGTGAAGAGACACCAAGAGTACAAGTCTGTTGGCAATCTAGAAAAATGGTTTTGGAATTAA